Proteins encoded in a region of the Fusobacterium simiae genome:
- the pelF gene encoding GT4 family glycosyltransferase PelF has translation MSTICFVCEGAYPYVVGGVSSWVHELITSNPQHNFKILCIIPDEKFAKLKYQIPKNVIEIKNILIDSSLDFSYSSFIKDGFQKNEEKKNSVKELIHFQIDGNTDEKLNTIEKLFSKEMGKPLEIILSQEYWDMLLKQYKKYHEKGNFSIYYWTYRNIILNLLKIGQEEIPKADIYHCVTTGYSGFIGCLVAHRKMGKFLLTEHGIYPREREEEILGANWIDADFKSIWIDYFYYLSKLAYQYSDKIISLFEYTRSIQVCYGADEKKTKVIPNGVDEKKYGGIIRKKKEGFHIGSVLRVVPIKDVKMMIKGFKIAEKNMPDATLWLIGPTDEDKKYYEECLELVKNLELEEKIIFTGRANVLEYYSFLDLLILTSISEGQPLSILEGLASGVPFIATDVGNCREILLEKKDIGEAGLIIPPTSYTDLADAFLKLYKNTEKLNEFSENGKKIVKKYYTKESFIGQYRELYKELGD, from the coding sequence ATGTCTACAATCTGTTTTGTTTGCGAAGGAGCATATCCCTATGTTGTAGGAGGTGTATCTTCATGGGTACATGAGTTAATAACATCAAATCCACAACATAATTTTAAAATATTATGTATTATACCAGATGAAAAATTTGCAAAATTAAAATATCAAATTCCTAAAAATGTTATAGAAATTAAAAATATTTTAATAGATTCTTCCTTAGATTTTTCATATTCCTCATTTATTAAAGATGGTTTTCAAAAAAATGAAGAAAAGAAAAATAGTGTAAAGGAATTAATACATTTTCAGATAGATGGGAATACTGATGAAAAATTAAATACAATAGAAAAATTATTTTCTAAAGAAATGGGAAAACCTCTTGAAATTATTTTAAGTCAAGAATATTGGGATATGTTATTGAAACAATATAAAAAATATCATGAAAAAGGAAATTTTAGTATCTACTATTGGACATATAGAAATATAATTTTAAATCTACTAAAAATTGGGCAAGAAGAGATTCCAAAAGCAGATATTTACCATTGTGTAACTACTGGATATTCTGGTTTTATAGGTTGTTTAGTTGCACATAGGAAAATGGGAAAATTTTTACTGACTGAACATGGAATTTATCCAAGAGAAAGAGAGGAAGAGATATTAGGAGCAAATTGGATAGATGCAGATTTTAAAAGTATTTGGATAGATTATTTTTATTATTTATCTAAATTAGCTTACCAATATAGTGACAAGATTATCTCACTTTTTGAATATACTAGAAGTATTCAAGTATGCTATGGAGCAGATGAAAAAAAGACTAAAGTAATACCAAATGGTGTAGATGAAAAAAAATATGGTGGCATTATAAGAAAGAAAAAAGAAGGTTTTCATATTGGTTCTGTACTAAGAGTTGTACCTATTAAGGATGTAAAAATGATGATTAAAGGTTTTAAAATAGCAGAAAAAAATATGCCTGATGCAACTCTTTGGTTAATTGGACCAACGGATGAAGATAAAAAATATTATGAAGAATGTCTGGAATTAGTGAAAAATTTAGAATTAGAAGAAAAGATAATTTTTACTGGAAGAGCTAATGTTTTGGAGTATTATTCTTTTCTGGATTTGTTAATTTTAACATCTATTTCAGAAGGACAACCATTGAGTATTTTAGAAGGTCTTGCTTCAGGAGTACCTTTTATTGCAACAGATGTTGGAAATTGCCGTGAAATACTTTTAGAAAAAAAAGATATTGGAGAAGCTGGATTAATAATTCCACCAACATCTTATACTGATTTGGCAGATGCATTTTTAAAGTTATATAAAAATACAGAAAAATTAAATGAATTTTCTGAAAATGGAAAAAAAATAGTAAAAAAATATTATACAAAAGAGTCTTTTATAGGACAATATCGTGAATTGTATAAGGAATTAGGAGATTAA
- a CDS encoding porin family protein yields the protein MKKIIKSLFYLFCISTLSFAEEEIESPRDRGIDKMNFYVPTNKQNRYSNFTEFDLRKDKNIYKWTMADGYQTLGNSWDIQYKIEREYHVEKKTKAKSHIWDNEIYFLRYHEPKNFFGKIFQHKTVLGIKHYEGEYSGNRDNQYYKFYVGQKFSKFLTLGMGGTYLELETDINKVFGRKKDGYSLLASVKGTSNIGYGLQFSNVLEYEYLNYNQYNNAHKTKWETVLRWTYELNENLAFSPEATFKIEKYNNSKEDYLIESSTGPYILFTKNINDDFRIYGKVGIPIFRKDESKAKGYRYSKSQVSTYSKIGFEYIF from the coding sequence ATGAAAAAAATAATAAAAAGTTTATTTTATTTATTTTGCATTTCAACATTGTCTTTTGCAGAAGAAGAAATAGAAAGCCCTAGGGATAGAGGAATTGATAAAATGAATTTTTATGTTCCAACAAATAAGCAAAATAGATATTCTAATTTCACAGAATTTGATTTAAGAAAAGATAAAAATATTTATAAGTGGACTATGGCAGATGGATACCAAACTTTAGGAAATAGTTGGGATATTCAATATAAAATAGAAAGAGAATATCATGTTGAGAAAAAGACAAAAGCAAAGTCTCACATTTGGGATAATGAAATTTATTTTTTAAGATATCATGAGCCAAAAAACTTTTTTGGGAAAATTTTTCAACATAAAACTGTTCTTGGGATAAAACATTATGAAGGAGAATACTCTGGAAATCGGGATAATCAATATTATAAATTTTATGTTGGTCAAAAATTTTCTAAATTCTTAACTTTAGGAATGGGTGGAACTTATTTAGAGCTTGAAACTGATATTAATAAAGTTTTTGGAAGAAAAAAAGATGGATATTCACTACTTGCTTCTGTTAAAGGAACTAGTAATATTGGTTATGGTTTACAATTTTCTAATGTTTTAGAATATGAATATTTAAATTATAATCAATATAATAATGCACATAAAACTAAATGGGAAACTGTCCTTCGTTGGACATATGAACTAAATGAAAATCTAGCTTTTTCACCAGAAGCAACATTTAAGATCGAAAAATATAATAATTCAAAAGAAGATTATCTAATTGAGTCTTCTACTGGACCTTATATTTTATTTACTAAAAATATTAATGATGATTTTAGAATTTATGGGAAAGTTGGAATTCCTATTTTCCGTAAAGATGAAAGCAAAGCTAAAGGATATAGATATTCAAAATCACAAGTATCAACATATTCAAAAATTGGGTTTGAATATATTTTTTAG
- the pelG gene encoding exopolysaccharide Pel transporter PelG — MAGIGFELKKLFSEEEELPFANLRAIIFSIIVSVGPWLITATSLNIIIWISNQMELARPKQLIFMSSIFYCFIFSQILTCLFQYILTRYVSDCVFQKKISKIRGAYFGSIKLVAILAFFISFIFIKNGDLSIPYKMTFVFLFVFMSLSWISMIFISLLKKYHFLIFSFFFGNFISMILGFYFLKYPVTFFKEEPIFWMLLSYGIGIFINFILISSYILRAFKGKSENNFEFLTYLKGYFSLVLIGFFYSVGVWGHVFMNWIIGDSYKIAGVFQVSPLYEVAIFYCYCISIPSIVYFAIFLETKFLPVYKEYYKNICKTGTYSEIENSLNKMKQTLYQEILYGMELQFLISLTCVLLANAVFTYFDMDIYLLDLFRVSIFSTYCATFVSILITLYLYFDLRIHGICIAFFLLFSNFFFTYIFGRLGKQYTGLGFFIASFLTFGIAIFLFPKVFRNLNYNTMFWQNFEYKVGGNFVKKITQWFDKKLYLGIILLFLLLFGGCTSYYSKNGFNNKTQHNWHTMGIYGKDGFDSEGYAANGFNKDGFNRKHLNEATKTAYDYNGFDFQGIHKDTKKTYDERGFNAKSYNVFTNSLYDKDGFNHEGIHKVTGKIYNEKGWDLYGINEKTKTEYDENGWNINGINKRGFNKDGWNVETKSKYDYAGFDFQGIHKDTKKTYDERGFDVNLHNIFTNSPYDKNGFNYEGIHKVTGKEYDEKGWNYYGLHEKTKTYYNPQGYNVDGLDKDGYQKGKRPPDLEDEWMDEQGFNKKGIYIKGY; from the coding sequence ATGGCTGGTATAGGCTTTGAATTAAAAAAATTATTTTCAGAGGAAGAAGAGCTTCCTTTTGCAAATCTAAGAGCAATTATATTTTCAATTATTGTGAGTGTTGGTCCATGGCTTATTACTGCAACATCTTTGAATATAATAATCTGGATTTCTAATCAAATGGAATTAGCTAGACCTAAACAATTAATTTTTATGAGTAGTATTTTTTATTGCTTTATATTCTCACAAATATTAACTTGTTTATTTCAATATATATTAACAAGATATGTCTCTGATTGTGTTTTTCAAAAAAAAATTTCTAAAATTAGAGGAGCATATTTTGGAAGTATAAAATTGGTAGCTATTCTTGCATTTTTTATTAGCTTTATTTTTATTAAAAATGGTGATTTATCAATCCCATATAAAATGACTTTTGTGTTTCTTTTTGTATTTATGAGTTTGTCATGGATTTCTATGATTTTTATTTCACTTTTAAAAAAATATCATTTTTTAATTTTTAGTTTCTTTTTTGGAAATTTTATTTCAATGATATTAGGTTTTTATTTTTTGAAATATCCAGTAACATTTTTTAAAGAAGAACCTATATTTTGGATGCTATTATCTTATGGAATAGGAATTTTTATAAATTTCATACTTATTTCAAGTTATATTTTAAGGGCTTTTAAAGGAAAAAGTGAAAATAACTTTGAATTTCTAACATATCTAAAAGGATATTTTAGCTTAGTTTTAATAGGATTCTTTTATTCTGTTGGAGTATGGGGACATGTCTTCATGAATTGGATTATTGGAGATTCTTATAAAATAGCAGGAGTTTTCCAAGTTTCCCCTTTATACGAAGTTGCTATTTTTTATTGTTATTGTATCTCTATACCCAGTATAGTTTATTTTGCTATTTTTTTAGAAACAAAATTTTTACCTGTCTATAAAGAGTATTATAAAAATATTTGTAAAACAGGAACATATTCTGAAATTGAAAATTCTCTTAATAAAATGAAACAAACATTGTATCAAGAAATTTTATATGGAATGGAATTACAATTTCTAATTTCACTTACTTGTGTCTTATTAGCAAATGCTGTTTTTACATATTTTGATATGGATATTTATTTACTGGATTTATTTAGAGTAAGTATCTTTTCAACTTATTGTGCAACTTTTGTATCTATATTAATTACACTTTACTTATATTTTGATTTGAGAATACATGGAATATGTATAGCATTCTTTTTATTATTTTCTAATTTCTTCTTTACCTATATTTTTGGAAGACTTGGAAAACAATATACAGGATTAGGATTTTTTATAGCTTCCTTCTTAACTTTTGGAATTGCAATTTTCCTTTTTCCAAAGGTATTTAGAAATTTAAATTACAACACTATGTTTTGGCAAAATTTTGAATATAAAGTAGGAGGAAATTTTGTGAAAAAGATAACACAATGGTTTGATAAAAAACTTTATCTAGGAATAATTTTATTATTTCTATTGTTATTTGGAGGATGTACTTCATATTATTCTAAAAATGGTTTTAATAACAAAACACAACATAATTGGCATACTATGGGAATATATGGAAAGGATGGTTTTGACTCAGAAGGGTATGCAGCAAATGGGTTTAATAAAGATGGTTTTAATCGAAAACATTTGAATGAAGCTACAAAAACAGCCTATGATTATAACGGATTTGATTTCCAAGGAATTCATAAAGATACTAAGAAAACTTATGATGAAAGAGGCTTTAACGCAAAATCATATAATGTATTTACAAATAGTCTTTATGATAAAGATGGTTTTAATCATGAAGGAATACATAAAGTTACAGGAAAAATATATAATGAAAAAGGTTGGGATCTTTACGGTATAAATGAAAAAACTAAAACTGAATATGATGAAAATGGTTGGAATATAAATGGAATTAATAAGAGAGGCTTTAATAAAGATGGTTGGAATGTAGAGACAAAAAGTAAATATGACTATGCTGGATTTGACTTTCAAGGAATTCATAAAGATACAAAAAAAACTTATGATGAAAGAGGTTTTGATGTAAATTTACACAATATATTTACAAATAGTCCTTATGATAAAAATGGATTTAATTATGAAGGAATACATAAAGTAACTGGTAAAGAATACGATGAAAAGGGCTGGAATTATTATGGTTTACATGAAAAGACTAAAACTTATTATAATCCACAAGGATACAATGTTGATGGATTAGATAAAGATGGATATCAAAAGGGAAAAAGACCACCCGATTTAGAAGATGAATGGATGGATGAACAAGGATTTAATAAAAAAGGAATTTATATAAAGGGGTACTAA